One region of Maylandia zebra isolate NMK-2024a linkage group LG10, Mzebra_GT3a, whole genome shotgun sequence genomic DNA includes:
- the LOC101469070 gene encoding CAAX prenyl protease 2, producing the protein MGLRMDGLVAASILPLLLTMVFYLGPLVHSAIDNPKGFTGEMQCALDVQSWRRCAGDAVWLRNQVVAPVTEELVFRGAMLPMLVPCTGPTGAIVTAPLFFGVAHFHHVIEERRLGKESMSVILLVAGMQFLYTTVFGAFTAFIFMRTGHVVGPVLCHSFCNSQGLPDISSALQHPHSSALLFSYLMGGLLFLVLLFPLTDQYFYGPIPICSLAPPPGSVC; encoded by the exons ATGGGACTTCGCATGGACGGTTTGGTTGCTGCATCCATATTACCTTTATTACTTACTATG GTTTTTTATCTCGGCCCACTGGTTCACTCCGCTATAGACAACCCCAAAGGCTTCACCGGGGAAATGCAGTGTGCACTGG ATGTTCAGTCATGGAGGCGGTGTGCGGGGGACGCAGTGTGGCTCAGAAACCAGGTGGTGGCACCAGTGACAGAGGAGCTGGTGTTCAGAGGGGCCATGCTTCCTATGTTGGTGCCCTGCACGGGACCCACAGGCGCTATCGTCACCGCTCCACTGTTCTTTGGAGTTG CTCATTTCCACCATGTCATAGAGGAGCGACGCCTTGGGAAAGAGAGCATGAGTGTCATCCTTCTGGTGGCAG gGATGCAGTTCTTGTACACAACTGTTTTTGGTGCTTTTACTGCCTTTATATTCATGAGAACTG gGCATGTTGTCGGTCCAGTTTTGTGCCATTCATTTTGCAACAGTCAGGGCCTGCCTGACATCAGCTCTGCCCTGCAACACCCTCACAGTTCAGCTCTGCTCTTCTCATATCTGATGGGAGGCCTGCTGTTTCTGGTGCTGCTCTTCCCGCTGACAGACCAGTACTTTTATGGTCCCATTCCCATCTGCAGCCTGGCTCCCCCTCCAGGGTCGGTTTGCTGA
- the LOC101469369 gene encoding uncharacterized protein LOC101469369 — translation MSWRMQTIIRSSSSCSRMSLLCVLWLLTVCLAPGSRAQRLREAEREKPAEKVPLMESDGVCYQEGCYAVFLQKKTFREAGRSCRERGGTLATIYNQEAAAVVHELLSAIETQGSESKLYLWIGLHRPPRQCSSTRPLRGFVWVTGDQNVQFTDWLKEYSPSTCGVYRCVSMIVHTSESGRESEENFQWLDGSCSVPLNGYVCQYNYKGMCPPLEDEGRGPPVYTTPFYLVSSLLTHVPFGSVATVQCPADGANPDPTEMTALCIQRDDETVGWSTDSPLCPPIEEPQSQDWCSKNHGCEQHCQNTDTDYYCYCSEGFTVDKDGYSCKPDTLSQTNPPELSDSAGPTDLPHINPACVEMGCEYNCMETQRGLRCTCPPGYQMAPDGRRCSDVDECQQGPCPQLCVNIPGTFHCTCLSGYQPDDEGECVDVDECLDDGSCEGVCENTVGSFRCVCGAGYEVGSEGECVDIDECARGSSCQQHCLNLIGDYECFCDNGYDLQLDRHTCQPSLEDEEYSTLTPDPGNSVHVAIFDHDIPWSSSFTPDPNFEVDTNFDADWVTEAPEGLPPDGSHRSGNHLNQWDTLSPRGYQTSPSPTQKGNIDNEINNGVDADAGSRDSGPGVAEDTANGSNSEEANMDGAEEASVKATVEAESAEGQRKHDKSWLLVALLVPLCVFLVVMLALGIVYCTSCAVDKSLRFSDCYRWILPTTPPERREVKTQA, via the exons ATGTCTTGGAGGATGCAAACAATcatcagaagcagcagcagttgCAGCAGGATGAGTCTTCTGTGCGTGCTGTGGCTGCTGACGGTCTGTCTGGCTCCTGGAAGCCGAGCTCAGAGGCTGAGGGAAGCAGAGAGGGAGAAGCCAGCAGAGAAAGTTCCGCTTATGGAGAGCGATGGAGTCTGTTACCAAGAAGGATGTTACGCTGTCTTCCTCCAGAAGAAGACGTTCAGGGAGGCTGGGCGCAGCTGCCGGGAGCGCGGAGGGACCTTGGCGACGATTTATAACCAAGAAGCTGCGGCTGTCGTCCACGAGCTGCTGTCAGCCATCGAGACACAGGGATCTGAGTCAAAGCTTTACCTCTGGATTGGGTTGCACAGACCTCCACGTCAGTGTTCATCCACCCGACCGCTCAGAGGATTCGTCTGGGTCACAG GAGACCAGAATGTCCAGTTCACCGACTGGCTCAAAGAATACTCCCCATCAACTTGTGGAGTCTATCGCTGcgtttccatgattgttcacacATCTGAGAGCGGGCGTGAGAGCGAAGAAAACTTCCAGTGGCTTGACGGCTCCTGCTCGGTTCCACTGAATGGCTATGTTTGCCAGTACAACTACAAAGGCATGTGCCCACCTCTTGAAGATGAGGGTAGAGGTCCACCTGTTTACACCACCCCATTTTACCTTGTCAGCAGTCTGCTGACTCATGTGCCATTTGGGTCTGTGGCCACCGTGCAATGCCCTGCAGACGGCGCAAATCCGGATCCTACTGAGATGACCGCTCTGTGCATCCAGAGAGACGACGAAACAGTGGGCTGGTCCACCGATTCTCCACTTTGTCCACCCATTGAGGAACCACAGAGCCAAGACTGGTGTAGCAAGAACCACGGATGTGAGCAGCACTGCCagaacacagacacagattACTACTGTTACTGCTCTGAGGGCTTCACAGTAGATAAGGATGGATACAGCTGCAAGCCTGACACGCTGAGCCAAACCAACCCACCTGAGCTATCTGACTCTGCAGGTCCCACCGACTTGCCTCACATCAACCCGGCCTGTGTGGAGATGGGGTGTGAGTATAACTGCATGGAGACCCAACGGGGTCTTCGGTGCACATGCCCCCCAGGCTATCAAATGGCTCCAGATGGCCGCAGGTGTTCCGATGTAGATGAATGTCAGCAAGGACCGTGTCCCCAGCTCTGTGTCAACATCCCAGGTACCTTCCACTGCACCTGCCTTTCAGGGTATCAGCCAGACGACGAGGGCGAGTGTGTGGATGTGGATGAATGCCTCGATGATGGCAGCTGTGAGGGTGTGTGTGAAAACACAGTGGGGTCCTTCAGGTGCGTGTGTGGTGCTGGCTATGAGGTGGGCAGCGAAGGAGAGTGTGTAGATATAGATGAGTGTGCAAGGGGGTCGTCCTGCCAACAGCACTGTCTCAACCTCATCGGAGATTACGAGTGTTTCTGCGACAATGGCTACGACCTGCAGTTAGACAGACACACCTGCCAGCCTTCGCTTGAAGACGAAGAGTATTCTACTCTGACCCCCGACCCGGGTAACTCTGTTCATGTAGCCATCTTTGACCATGATATTCCCTGGTCCTCTTCATTCACTCCTGACCCAAACTTTGAAGTTGACACCAACTTTGATGCTGACTGGGTGACAGAGGCCCCTGAAGGACTTCCCCCCGATGGGTCTCACAGGTCAGGAAATCACCTAAACCAGTGGGACACCCTGTCACCCAGGGGATATCAGACATCCCCGTCCCCGACGCAAAAAGGCAACATAGACAATGAAATTAATAATGGCGTGGATGCTGATGCAGGAAGTAGAGACTCTGGTCCAGGAGTGGCAGAGGACACTGCAAATGGTTCAAATTCAGAGGAAGCTAACATGGATGGTGCAGAAGAAGCTAGCGTCAAAGCTACGGTAGAAGCAGAGTCTGCTGAAGGTCAACGGAAGCACGACAAGAGCTGGCTGCTCGTGGCCCTCCTGGTGCCCCTGTGTGTGTTCCTGGTAGTAATGCTAGCTCTGGGGATTGTTTACTGCACCAGCTGTGCTGTGGACAAGAGCCTTCGCTTTTCAGACTGCTATCGCTGGATACTCCCCACAACACCTCCTGAGAGGAGGGAAGTGAAAACCCAAGCATGA